A genomic region of Columba livia isolate bColLiv1 breed racing homer chromosome 12, bColLiv1.pat.W.v2, whole genome shotgun sequence contains the following coding sequences:
- the KIAA1210 gene encoding acrosomal protein KIAA1210 homolog isoform X1, with translation MHTRLPGRTMAGFYGCLKSKNDYIMATGPTEVTQSPETGDTVEECTGKKKSRFQTFKNFFAKKKRKEPPPPRGESNLKPSQSSSDVSISVLDTTALHSPKEAGPKGSMGNKALSHDSVFIFESAPGNVAGDPLSQENKSGRVKTLQLQLQQNIRFGSPPLIITGKKLEDAGAVSEDDGLPRSPPEISTLHDVLTDSPIKSSNPVQRHSSLSLGGTDSEDEQGPSGASSRPISPSSPAAAGAPGSGGSSSLPIDFTTPASPLGCLDTSAARHRIAINPRKQKGFTSKNQQSPQVEQLENEACLPATPEKKGNQTELLQNDQHKSDWEGLSAQVGYCAKGGGSKEMPDIKSPTDAAHDSCDSTLVAEDSCALLQEGACLPGMEHHCKAAAPLPRPEPSPVNLEEHHCGKASYCSDESVDELKLHQQNTNTEVSALPKLQQIEGEAVAFPDVLVADLFSNDVETECIDILAGVAQRSSVNSVDPNVKDQEKGDPLFIGKVEACLATIESHPDHAVTDTAPSTSQVAVADSESSSDIKTVTVLKPKNSSVTRNDKNPCEIMEFQSSKGNAENKMDTAASLSEAGCMLPPSKLEVCFTAETVPVSRGNQGSQQANTSYIPEKLSIGCLASSSLVGLKSNISSNDNSKECQISSTASHRKTMEGSASADENVKSGLKNASAKPVRFTIAPAWQRSLSGSSNSKEDSYTRSSPTSPIRPELFEGVTKEHTRFDSVIQESAKNNSDRFDRHCKDSDLHLNSSMEWADHEAQNVENPFGVRLRRTSSLLKYQNESRAECPKQLPSAVPTAASASVKEDQRSGGAGKPPPSLPVSTKSVVKKADLLEDKNPPKIRSEEVAKKQNGHKPSEKVSSPLLEAASSEPAWVSMAKLKQKGFQEHPLAKERKAEDKALTKVDQEEQGICASEHTLKKNIPSSLSSQDKKTQMKTSVSAAAGKVGAVAQEASVIPALEKEARHCSSLPMTPCSPAEPPWLSLAKKKAKAWSEMPQIVQQQMT, from the exons AAGAACTTCTTTgccaagaagaaaaggaaagaacctccacctcccaggggagagaGTAATTTAAAACCGAGCCAGTCCAGCAGCGATGTCAGCATCTCTGTGCTCGACACTACTGCGCTTCACTCGCCGAAGGAGGCTGG gcccaaaggaagcaTGGGAAACAAAGCCTTGTCCCATGACAGCGTCTTCATTTTTGAGTCTGCACCAGGAAATGTGGCAGGTGACCCATTGtctcaggaaaacaaatctgGAAGAGTGAAAACTTTGCAG CTTCAGTTGCAGCAGAACATCAGGTTTGGATCACCTCCTCTCATTATAACTGGAAAGAAACTGGAGGATGCAGGTGCTGTTTCTGAAGATGATGGGTTACCTAGAAGCCCTCCTGAAATTTCAACCCTTCATGACGTTCTGACGGATTCACCCATCAAG TCCTCCAACCCTGTTCAGCGTCATAGCTCTTTGAGTTTAGGCGGGACAGACAGTGAAGATGAACAG GGACCCTCTGGAGCTTCCTCCAGGCCCATCAGTCCTTCATCCCCTGCCGCTGCGGGGGCCCCCggctcaggaggcagcagctcccttcCCATTGACTTCACCACCCCTGCCAGTCCCCTCGGCTGCCTGGACACCTCCGCAGCCAGGCACAGGATTGCCATAAACCCCCGCAAACAGAAGGGCTTCACCAGCAAGAATCAGCAAAGCCCCCAG GTGGAACAGCTGGAAAATGAAGCATGTCTtcctgcaaccccagaaaagaagggaaatcaAACAGAATTGCTTCAGAATGACCAGCATAAAAGTGATTGGGAAG GCTTATCAGCCCAGGTGGGGTATTGTGCAAAGGGAGGCGGTTCTAAGGAGATGCCAGATATAAAAAGTCCCACTGATGCTGCCCATGACTCTTGTGATTCAACGCTTGTGGCCGAAGACTCTTGTGCTTTGCTGCAAGAGGGTGCGTGCCTTCCAGGCATGGAGCATCACTGCAAAGCAGCTGCACCCCTTCCCAGACCTGAGCCTTCTCCAGTGAACCTGGAGGAACATCACTGTGGAAAAGCGTCATACTGTTCAGATGAGTCCGTTGATGAATTGAAATTACATCAGCAAAATACTAATACTGAAGTATCTGCACTTCCAAAATTGCAACAAATTGAAGGAGAAGCTGTTGCGTTTCCAGATGTACTAGTAGCTGACTTGTTTAGCAATGATGTGGAAACAGAGTGCATAGATATATTGGCAGGTGTTGCACAAAGGTCCTCAGTAAATTCTGTGGACCCAAATGTCAAAGACCAGGAAAAAGGGGATCCACTATTTATTGGCAAAGTAGAAGCCTGCTTGGCAACTATTGAGAGTCATCCTGACCATGCTGTCACAGATACTGCACCAAGCACTTCACAGGTTGCGGTAGCTGATTCAGAGTCGTCTTCTGACATCAAGACAGTGACTGTTTTGAAGCCTAAAAACAGTTCAGTAACAAGAAATGACAAAAACCCTTGTGAAATAATGGAATTTCAGTCATCCAAAGGCAATGCAGAGAACAAAATGGACACTGCTGCATCTCTCTCGGAAGCAGGTTGCATGCTACCTCCCAGTAAACTGGAAGTATGTTTTACAGCAGAAACTGTTCCTGTTTCGAGGGGTAACCAAGGCAGTCAACAGGCCAACACATCATACATTCCTGAAAAACTTTCCATTGGCTGTCTTGCCTCTTCAAGTTTGGTGGGCTTGAAGAGTAATATCTCTTCCAATGATAACAGTAAGGAGTGCCAGATAAGCAGTAcagcttctcacagaaaaaCCATGGAAGGCAGTGCATCTGcagatgaaaatgtaaaaagtgGGCTGAAGAATGCTTCTGCTAAACCAGTTAGATTTACCATTGCACCAGCATGGCAAAGATCTCTCTCAGGGAGTTCAAATTCAAAGGAAGATTCCTACACCAGAAGTTCCCCAACATCCCCTATAAGACCAGAGTTGTTTGAAGGAGTGACCAAAGAGCACACACGTTTTGATTCAGTCATCCAGGAATCAGCAAAAAACAACTCGGACAGATTCGATCGGCATTGTAAGGACAGTGATTTGCATTTGAATTCTTCCATGGAGTGGGCTGACCATGAAGCACAAAATGTTGAAAACCCATTTGGGGTCAGGCTAAGGAGAACATCTTCTTTACTAAAATACCAGAATGAAAGCCGTGCTGAGTGTCCAAAGCAACTCCCCTCAGCTGTTCctactgctgcttctgcatcaGTCAAGGAGGATCAGAGATCGGGGGGCGCTGGGAAGCCACCCCCAAGCCTTCCTGTCAGCACAAAATCAGTTGTTAAAAAAGCAGATCTCCTAGAAGACAAAAATCCTCCCAAGATAAGATCAGAAGAAGTGGCGAAGAAGCAAAATGGTCATAAACCTTCAG AAAAAGTCTCCTCTCCCCTTTTGGAAGCTGCTTCCTCTGAACCAGCTTGGGTCTCCATggcaaaactaaaacaaaaggGTTTCCAGGAACACCCTCTTGCCAAAGAACGTAAAGCTGAAGACAAAGCTTTGACCAAAGTGGATCAAGAGGAG CAAGGGATCTGTGCTAGTGAGCACACACTGAAGAAGAATATACCTTCCAGCTTGAGCTCTCAGGACAAGAAAACGCAAATGAAGACCAGTGTGTCTGCTGCAGCAG GTAAAGTTGGAGCTGTTGCTCAGGAAGCATCGGTGATTCCTGCTCTTGAAAAGGAAGCAAGGCACTGCTCTAGTCTGCCAATGacaccctgcagccctgccgAGCCACCCTGGCTGTCCCTGGCCAAGAAGAAAGCCAAAGCATGGAGCGAAATGCCCCAGATTGTACAACAGCAAATGACATGA
- the KIAA1210 gene encoding acrosomal protein KIAA1210 homolog isoform X2 — protein MATGPTEVTQSPETGDTVEECTGKKKSRFQTFKNFFAKKKRKEPPPPRGESNLKPSQSSSDVSISVLDTTALHSPKEAGPKGSMGNKALSHDSVFIFESAPGNVAGDPLSQENKSGRVKTLQLQLQQNIRFGSPPLIITGKKLEDAGAVSEDDGLPRSPPEISTLHDVLTDSPIKSSNPVQRHSSLSLGGTDSEDEQGPSGASSRPISPSSPAAAGAPGSGGSSSLPIDFTTPASPLGCLDTSAARHRIAINPRKQKGFTSKNQQSPQVEQLENEACLPATPEKKGNQTELLQNDQHKSDWEGLSAQVGYCAKGGGSKEMPDIKSPTDAAHDSCDSTLVAEDSCALLQEGACLPGMEHHCKAAAPLPRPEPSPVNLEEHHCGKASYCSDESVDELKLHQQNTNTEVSALPKLQQIEGEAVAFPDVLVADLFSNDVETECIDILAGVAQRSSVNSVDPNVKDQEKGDPLFIGKVEACLATIESHPDHAVTDTAPSTSQVAVADSESSSDIKTVTVLKPKNSSVTRNDKNPCEIMEFQSSKGNAENKMDTAASLSEAGCMLPPSKLEVCFTAETVPVSRGNQGSQQANTSYIPEKLSIGCLASSSLVGLKSNISSNDNSKECQISSTASHRKTMEGSASADENVKSGLKNASAKPVRFTIAPAWQRSLSGSSNSKEDSYTRSSPTSPIRPELFEGVTKEHTRFDSVIQESAKNNSDRFDRHCKDSDLHLNSSMEWADHEAQNVENPFGVRLRRTSSLLKYQNESRAECPKQLPSAVPTAASASVKEDQRSGGAGKPPPSLPVSTKSVVKKADLLEDKNPPKIRSEEVAKKQNGHKPSEKVSSPLLEAASSEPAWVSMAKLKQKGFQEHPLAKERKAEDKALTKVDQEEQGICASEHTLKKNIPSSLSSQDKKTQMKTSVSAAAGKVGAVAQEASVIPALEKEARHCSSLPMTPCSPAEPPWLSLAKKKAKAWSEMPQIVQQQMT, from the exons AAGAACTTCTTTgccaagaagaaaaggaaagaacctccacctcccaggggagagaGTAATTTAAAACCGAGCCAGTCCAGCAGCGATGTCAGCATCTCTGTGCTCGACACTACTGCGCTTCACTCGCCGAAGGAGGCTGG gcccaaaggaagcaTGGGAAACAAAGCCTTGTCCCATGACAGCGTCTTCATTTTTGAGTCTGCACCAGGAAATGTGGCAGGTGACCCATTGtctcaggaaaacaaatctgGAAGAGTGAAAACTTTGCAG CTTCAGTTGCAGCAGAACATCAGGTTTGGATCACCTCCTCTCATTATAACTGGAAAGAAACTGGAGGATGCAGGTGCTGTTTCTGAAGATGATGGGTTACCTAGAAGCCCTCCTGAAATTTCAACCCTTCATGACGTTCTGACGGATTCACCCATCAAG TCCTCCAACCCTGTTCAGCGTCATAGCTCTTTGAGTTTAGGCGGGACAGACAGTGAAGATGAACAG GGACCCTCTGGAGCTTCCTCCAGGCCCATCAGTCCTTCATCCCCTGCCGCTGCGGGGGCCCCCggctcaggaggcagcagctcccttcCCATTGACTTCACCACCCCTGCCAGTCCCCTCGGCTGCCTGGACACCTCCGCAGCCAGGCACAGGATTGCCATAAACCCCCGCAAACAGAAGGGCTTCACCAGCAAGAATCAGCAAAGCCCCCAG GTGGAACAGCTGGAAAATGAAGCATGTCTtcctgcaaccccagaaaagaagggaaatcaAACAGAATTGCTTCAGAATGACCAGCATAAAAGTGATTGGGAAG GCTTATCAGCCCAGGTGGGGTATTGTGCAAAGGGAGGCGGTTCTAAGGAGATGCCAGATATAAAAAGTCCCACTGATGCTGCCCATGACTCTTGTGATTCAACGCTTGTGGCCGAAGACTCTTGTGCTTTGCTGCAAGAGGGTGCGTGCCTTCCAGGCATGGAGCATCACTGCAAAGCAGCTGCACCCCTTCCCAGACCTGAGCCTTCTCCAGTGAACCTGGAGGAACATCACTGTGGAAAAGCGTCATACTGTTCAGATGAGTCCGTTGATGAATTGAAATTACATCAGCAAAATACTAATACTGAAGTATCTGCACTTCCAAAATTGCAACAAATTGAAGGAGAAGCTGTTGCGTTTCCAGATGTACTAGTAGCTGACTTGTTTAGCAATGATGTGGAAACAGAGTGCATAGATATATTGGCAGGTGTTGCACAAAGGTCCTCAGTAAATTCTGTGGACCCAAATGTCAAAGACCAGGAAAAAGGGGATCCACTATTTATTGGCAAAGTAGAAGCCTGCTTGGCAACTATTGAGAGTCATCCTGACCATGCTGTCACAGATACTGCACCAAGCACTTCACAGGTTGCGGTAGCTGATTCAGAGTCGTCTTCTGACATCAAGACAGTGACTGTTTTGAAGCCTAAAAACAGTTCAGTAACAAGAAATGACAAAAACCCTTGTGAAATAATGGAATTTCAGTCATCCAAAGGCAATGCAGAGAACAAAATGGACACTGCTGCATCTCTCTCGGAAGCAGGTTGCATGCTACCTCCCAGTAAACTGGAAGTATGTTTTACAGCAGAAACTGTTCCTGTTTCGAGGGGTAACCAAGGCAGTCAACAGGCCAACACATCATACATTCCTGAAAAACTTTCCATTGGCTGTCTTGCCTCTTCAAGTTTGGTGGGCTTGAAGAGTAATATCTCTTCCAATGATAACAGTAAGGAGTGCCAGATAAGCAGTAcagcttctcacagaaaaaCCATGGAAGGCAGTGCATCTGcagatgaaaatgtaaaaagtgGGCTGAAGAATGCTTCTGCTAAACCAGTTAGATTTACCATTGCACCAGCATGGCAAAGATCTCTCTCAGGGAGTTCAAATTCAAAGGAAGATTCCTACACCAGAAGTTCCCCAACATCCCCTATAAGACCAGAGTTGTTTGAAGGAGTGACCAAAGAGCACACACGTTTTGATTCAGTCATCCAGGAATCAGCAAAAAACAACTCGGACAGATTCGATCGGCATTGTAAGGACAGTGATTTGCATTTGAATTCTTCCATGGAGTGGGCTGACCATGAAGCACAAAATGTTGAAAACCCATTTGGGGTCAGGCTAAGGAGAACATCTTCTTTACTAAAATACCAGAATGAAAGCCGTGCTGAGTGTCCAAAGCAACTCCCCTCAGCTGTTCctactgctgcttctgcatcaGTCAAGGAGGATCAGAGATCGGGGGGCGCTGGGAAGCCACCCCCAAGCCTTCCTGTCAGCACAAAATCAGTTGTTAAAAAAGCAGATCTCCTAGAAGACAAAAATCCTCCCAAGATAAGATCAGAAGAAGTGGCGAAGAAGCAAAATGGTCATAAACCTTCAG AAAAAGTCTCCTCTCCCCTTTTGGAAGCTGCTTCCTCTGAACCAGCTTGGGTCTCCATggcaaaactaaaacaaaaggGTTTCCAGGAACACCCTCTTGCCAAAGAACGTAAAGCTGAAGACAAAGCTTTGACCAAAGTGGATCAAGAGGAG CAAGGGATCTGTGCTAGTGAGCACACACTGAAGAAGAATATACCTTCCAGCTTGAGCTCTCAGGACAAGAAAACGCAAATGAAGACCAGTGTGTCTGCTGCAGCAG GTAAAGTTGGAGCTGTTGCTCAGGAAGCATCGGTGATTCCTGCTCTTGAAAAGGAAGCAAGGCACTGCTCTAGTCTGCCAATGacaccctgcagccctgccgAGCCACCCTGGCTGTCCCTGGCCAAGAAGAAAGCCAAAGCATGGAGCGAAATGCCCCAGATTGTACAACAGCAAATGACATGA